In Palaemon carinicauda isolate YSFRI2023 unplaced genomic scaffold, ASM3689809v2 scaffold1440, whole genome shotgun sequence, one DNA window encodes the following:
- the LOC137635589 gene encoding GATA zinc finger domain-containing protein 4-like has product MSYDKNPYDYDNSRYDYDNSRYDYDNNRHNYDNNRYDYDNNRHNYDNNRYDYDNNRYNYDTNQYDYDNNRYDNDNNRCDNNSRYYSDNNRYDSNNKRYDSNNNLYDSDSNLYDSDINLYDSYKNCYNSDNNCSDSDNNYYNFNNDLTITMMI; this is encoded by the exons ATGAG TTATGATAAGAATCCTTACGATTACGATAACAGTCGTTACGATTACGATAACAGTCGTTACGATTATGATAACAATCGTCACAATTACGATAACAATCGTTACGATTATGATAACAATCGTCACAATTACGATAACAATCGTTATGATTATGATAACAATCGGTACAATTACGATACTAATCAGTACGATTACGATAACAACCGTTATGATAACGATAACAATCGTTGCGATAATAACAGTCGTTACTATAGCGACAACAATCGTTACGATAGCAATAACAAGCGTTACGATAGCAATAACAATCTTTACGATAGCGATAGCAATCTTTACGATAGCGATATCAATCTTTACGATAGCTATAAAAATTGTTACAATAGCGATAACAATTGCTCTGATAGCGATAACAACTATTACAATTTCAATAACGATCTTACAATCACGATGATGATC